The Streptomyces capitiformicae genome contains the following window.
GCGGCCCGAGCCGCTCGACATGGACACGGTCCGCAAGGCGTTCGCGGCGGTGTCGTCGCCGGGCCGCCTCGAAGTCGTACGGCGGTCCCCGACCGTCGTGCTGGACGCCGCGCACAACCCGGCGGGCGCGCGGGCCACGGCCGAGGCCGTCGGTGAGGCGTTCGACTTCAGCCGGCTGATCGGCGTCGTAGGAGCAAGCGGCGACAAGAACGTACGAGGTCTCCTTGAGGCCTTCGAGCCGATCTTCGCCGAGGTCGTGATCACCCAGAACTCCAGCCACCGTGCCATGGACGCCGACGAACTGGCCGCGATAGCGGTCGAGGTGTTCGGCGAGGAGCGGGTGCAGGTCGAGCCGCGGTTGCCGGACGCCCTGGAGGCGGCGATCACACTCGCCGAGGAGGAGGGTGAGTTCGCGGGCGGCGGCGTCCTCGTCACCGGTTCCGTCATCACCGTCGGCGAAGCCCGGCTGCTGCTGGGGAAGGGCTGAGTCTCACATCATGCGTACCCTCTGTGCTTCGACCCTGATCGGCGAGTTCTTCGTGATCGGCTTCGCGGGGCTGGTCGCGATGAAGGACCCCGACCTGACCATGACCACGGTCTGGACGGTCAGCGGCATCGCCATGTTCCTGTGCCTCGTGCTGTGCGGGCTCGTCACCCGACCCGGCGGCATCCAGCTCGGCTGGGCCCTCCAGATCGCGCTGATCCTCTCCGGGTTCTTCGTTCCGACCATGTTCTTCATGGGCGCGGTGTTCGCGGCCCTGTGGTGGGCGTCGGTCCACTTCGGACGGAAGGTGGACGAGGCGAAGGCACGCTTCGCGGCCCAGGCGTCGGCGGAGGAGTCCGCCGCCGGGGCTTCCTGACGCTGCGTAACACTCGTTCGGGCTCGCCCTGTAGCCTCTGAGCTCCGCACACTTGTGAAGAAGGAGTCACCACCGTGAGCCAGCGCACCCTCGTCCTCCTCAAGCCCGACGCCGTCCGGCGCGGCCTGACCGGCGAGATCATCAGCCGTATCGAGCGGAAGGCCGGCTGGCAGATCACCGCGCTGGAACTGCGGACGCTGGACCAGGAGACGCTGGAGCAG
Protein-coding sequences here:
- a CDS encoding DUF4233 domain-containing protein — its product is MRTLCASTLIGEFFVIGFAGLVAMKDPDLTMTTVWTVSGIAMFLCLVLCGLVTRPGGIQLGWALQIALILSGFFVPTMFFMGAVFAALWWASVHFGRKVDEAKARFAAQASAEESAAGAS